In Haematobia irritans isolate KBUSLIRL chromosome 1, ASM5000362v1, whole genome shotgun sequence, a genomic segment contains:
- the LOC142222494 gene encoding endothelin-converting enzyme 2-like — protein MKKREIENYLKFLLVIAVSPLIGQGVQGKVEASDQFNSSVARQIMRLAKSAEMRNYMRPQISPCDDFYLYSCGNWAHINPANAAVKTNIFHVLSKAYNRKLLTILGNRKESNDTETQRKVKYFYESCLQKDLIRETYRINLMSIMEEFGGMPALKGPVWQEESFNWLQVIAEILRKYGKSIIIGAEISADLNNNEINRLYLGQIDDMVHGSNREYYARLAAAWHMELQTVLGLTPANALITAREMADFAQKLALGMADPMEGLGMEDKSRLKLLESMNDNYGPVLNFTFFVNTWLGYDYQLPVYEYVENYLRNLRLVILETPTTTVANYIMWMLLQDFRLDIEDSQERHKKKCIEATRKYFPKYLDNLIYQDIMKNHPEVVEEVTDMWKHLKLSFEDILTNASIDWMQEKTRDMALEKLSAMSFEINGYADVNFSRELGPLNINTQLYFENVINILKLKGENYRHKIQEPPRLEEYELLSFTPAYAAEFNRVLLPVAFLQPRFLWDNVYPKALQYGTVGFTIAHEMAHGFDDTIRKYDAKGNLNNWWDRNASLTFETRKECLRQQYGNHKFGGRFLPKAQAQGENIADNVGIRIAYQAYDTWLSKHHLTPEHLPHMDTITARQLFFISAAQMWCTDINHSWRRLVATTDVHPPEEVRVRAMMSNFDIFAETFSCRLGSQMHPHRKCVIY, from the coding sequence ATGAAAAAACGggaaatagaaaattatttaaaattcctaCTGGTGATAGCGGTAAGCCCTTTGATCGGTCAAGGGGTCCAGGGAAAAGTGGAGGCATCCGACCAATTCAATTCTAGTGTAGCTCGACAAATAATGCGTTTAGCCAAATCGGCTGAAATGCGAAATTACATGAGACCCCAAATATCACCATGTGATGATTTCTATTTGTATTCTTGTGGTAACTGGGCCCACATTAATCCCGCCAATGCAGCAGTTAAGACCAACATATTTCATGTTCTCTCGAAGGCCTATAATAGAAaacttttaacaattttgggtAATCGTAAGGAGTCCAATGACACTGAAACTCAACGTAAAGTGAAATATTTCTATGAGTCTTGCCTGCAAAAGGACCTGATCCGGGAGACATATCGCATAAATCTCATGAGTATTATGGAAGAATTTGGAGGTATGCCAGCCCTCAAAGGGCCCGTATGGCAGGAGGAGTCCTTCAATTGGTTACAGGTGATTGCCGAGATTTTACGCAAATATGGCAAGAGTATCATAATTGGAGCAGAAATTAGTGCCGACTTGAATAACAATGAAATCAATCGCCTTTACTTGGGACAAATAGATGATATGGTCCATGGAAGTAATAGGGAGTATTATGCCCGTCTTGCGGCTGCCTGGCATATGGAATTACAAACGGTATTGGGTTTGACACCGGCAAATGCCCTAATCACTGCCCGTGAAATGGCAGATTTTGCCCAGAAACTTGCCCTCGGCATGGCAGATCCCATGGAAGGTCTGGGTATGGAGGATAAATCACGTTTGAAACTTTTGGAATCGATGAATGACAATTATGGTCCTGTTctgaatttcactttttttgtgaACACCTGGTTGGGTTATGACTACCAATTACCCGTCTATGAATATGTGGAGAATTATTTGCGTAATTTACGTCTGGTCATTCTAGAAACGCCCACCACAACTGTGGCCAATTACATTATGTGGATGCTATTGCAAGATTTCCGTTTGGATATTGAAGATTCGCAGGAAAGGCATAAAAAGAAATGCATTGAGGCTACACgaaaatattttcccaaatatttgGATAATCTCATCTATCAGGATATCATGAAAAATCATCCTGAAGTCGTAGAGGAAGTCACCGATATGTGGAAACATTTGAAATTATCCTTTGAGGATATTCTCACCAATGCCAGTATTGATTGGATGCAGGAGAAGACCCGTGATATGgctttggaaaaactttcagCCATGTCTTTTGAAATCAACGGCTATGCTGATGTGAACTTCAGCCGAGAGTTGGGACCCCTGAATATTAACACCCAACTGTATTTTGAGAATGTCATCAATATCCTTAAACTGAAGGGGGAAAATTATCGCCATAAAATCCAAGAACCTCCTCGCCTGGAAGAATATGAATTGCTGAGTTTTACCCCCGCCTATGCTGCGGAATTTAATCGTGTCCTTTTGCCAGTGGCCTTCCTACAGCCTCGTTTCCTTTGGGACAATGTCTATCCCAAGGCATTACAATATGGCACTGTAGGCTTTACCATAGCCCATGAGATGGCCCATGGTTTCGATGATACCATACGTAAATATGATGCCAAAGGTAATTTGAATAATTGGTGGGATCGTAATGCCAGTCTGACCTTTGAAACCCGCAAGGAATGCCTACGTCAGCAATATGGTAATCATAAATTCGGTGGCCGTTTCCTACCCAAGGCCCAGGCTCAAGGTGAAAACATAGCCGATAATGTAGGCATACGAATTGCCTATCAAGCCTACGATACATGGCTATCGAAACATCATCTAACACCTGAACATCTTCCCCATATGGACACAATTACGGCTCGTCAATTATTTTTCATTAGTGCTGCCCAAATGTGGTGTACCGATATCAATCATAGTTGGCGACGTTTGGTAGCCACCACTGATGTTCATCCTCCCGAGGAGGTGCGTGTCCGGGCCATGATGTCCAATTTCGATATTTTTGCTGAGACATTTTCATGCCGTTTGGGTTCACAAATGCATCCACATAGGAAATGTGTAATTTATTGA